Proteins found in one Mucilaginibacter inviolabilis genomic segment:
- a CDS encoding efflux RND transporter permease subunit — translation MINQLISLSLKNRYIVLLIAIVLFAWGAYSVRENPIDAIPDLSENQVIVFTEWEGRSPQIMEDQVTYPLVSNLQGIPKVKAIRATSMFGMSFVYVVFQDNTDVYWARSRVLERLSYAQRLLPEGITPTLGPDGTGVGHILWYTLDAKGIDLGEQRALQDWYVKLGLQTVPGVSEVASFGGFEKQYQINIDPHKLSYYNIPLSQVLKAVKSNNNDVGGRKFEMNGTGYIVRGLGYIKSLQDVENISIGTIKTIPVRVKDIATVQMGGDLRLGIFDQNGEGEAVGGIVVMRYGENADKVIHAVKDKMADIQKGFPPGVKFKIAYDRSELIENAIGSVKHTLIEEMITVSIIVILFLLSLKSALSIIIQIPITIAASFILLNAFGISSNIMSLTGIALAIGVIVDNGIVMVENSHRNLSAAQEKEKS, via the coding sequence ATGATCAATCAACTTATTAGCCTGTCCTTAAAAAACAGGTATATCGTATTACTGATCGCCATTGTGCTTTTTGCATGGGGCGCTTATTCAGTACGTGAAAATCCTATTGATGCCATTCCCGACCTCTCGGAAAACCAGGTGATCGTATTTACGGAATGGGAAGGCCGCAGCCCGCAGATCATGGAAGACCAGGTAACCTACCCTTTGGTGAGTAACCTGCAGGGCATCCCCAAAGTCAAAGCCATCCGGGCCACCTCCATGTTTGGAATGAGCTTTGTTTATGTTGTCTTTCAGGACAATACGGATGTTTATTGGGCACGCAGCCGGGTATTGGAAAGGTTAAGTTATGCGCAGCGTCTATTGCCGGAAGGCATCACACCAACCCTCGGACCAGACGGAACGGGCGTGGGCCATATCCTGTGGTACACACTGGATGCCAAAGGCATAGACCTGGGCGAACAGCGGGCCTTACAGGACTGGTATGTCAAATTAGGACTGCAAACCGTACCGGGCGTGAGTGAAGTAGCCTCTTTCGGCGGCTTTGAAAAGCAGTACCAGATCAATATAGACCCGCATAAACTCAGTTATTACAATATCCCCCTATCACAGGTATTGAAGGCTGTTAAAAGTAATAACAATGATGTGGGCGGGCGCAAATTTGAAATGAACGGTACCGGGTATATTGTCCGTGGTCTCGGTTATATCAAGAGTTTGCAGGATGTAGAAAATATTTCCATCGGAACCATCAAGACCATTCCTGTCAGGGTGAAAGATATTGCAACAGTACAAATGGGTGGCGACCTGCGCCTGGGCATATTCGATCAGAACGGTGAAGGGGAAGCGGTTGGCGGTATCGTCGTCATGCGCTATGGAGAAAATGCCGATAAGGTCATTCACGCGGTTAAGGATAAAATGGCCGATATACAAAAAGGCTTTCCGCCGGGCGTGAAGTTTAAGATAGCTTATGACCGGAGTGAACTGATCGAAAACGCTATCGGTTCAGTTAAACATACATTAATCGAGGAAATGATCACGGTGTCAATCATCGTTATCCTGTTCTTACTGAGTTTAAAAAGCGCGTTGAGCATTATTATCCAGATCCCCATCACCATCGCGGCCAGCTTTATCCTGCTCAATGCCTTTGGCATTAGCTCCAATATTATGTCCTTAACCGGTATTGCCTTAGCCATCGGGGTGATCGTTGACAACGGGATCGTGATGGTAGAAAATTCGCACCGGAATTTATCCGCTGCACAAGAAAAAGAAAAATCATGA
- a CDS encoding heavy metal-binding domain-containing protein — protein MKKVTLMATAIFFSAATVFAADLPVKALSDTTKKVKPAKVQYTCTMHPKVLSDKPGKCPKCGMELVKKEPAKKKAETMKM, from the coding sequence ATGAAAAAAGTAACCCTGATGGCTACGGCCATCTTTTTCTCTGCTGCAACCGTATTTGCTGCGGATCTACCCGTTAAAGCTTTATCGGACACCACGAAAAAAGTTAAACCGGCAAAAGTACAATATACCTGTACTATGCACCCGAAAGTATTAAGTGATAAGCCCGGCAAATGCCCTAAATGCGGTATGGAACTGGTAAAAAAGGAACCGGCTAAAAAGAAAGCTGAAACCATGAAGATGTAA
- a CDS encoding HYC_CC_PP family protein, giving the protein MKKVIALLLVFAYAISVYGVSVNRFYCCGQLSTVSIAKTAQLNCPNKSDPSCCKTTKQEFKIKDNHVFTKTSSIVYVQFALIIAEYYFQIPAENISVKNALAYNSHAPPATQDALYTLFCTYRI; this is encoded by the coding sequence TTGAAAAAAGTTATTGCCCTATTGCTCGTATTTGCTTACGCAATCTCTGTTTACGGGGTTTCTGTAAATAGATTTTATTGCTGTGGGCAACTTTCAACCGTCAGTATTGCTAAAACTGCACAACTGAATTGTCCGAACAAGTCCGATCCCTCTTGTTGTAAAACAACTAAGCAAGAGTTTAAGATAAAAGATAATCATGTTTTTACAAAAACAAGTTCCATTGTATATGTACAATTTGCTCTAATAATTGCTGAGTATTATTTCCAAATTCCTGCTGAAAACATAAGCGTCAAAAATGCCCTGGCTTATAATAGTCATGCGCCGCCAGCCACTCAGGATGCGCTTTATACACTGTTTTGTACTTACAGAATCTGA
- a CDS encoding efflux RND transporter permease subunit: MTTAERIRIIEASCKQVGRGVFFSTLIIVASFLPVFMLEGQEGKLFGPLAWTKTFILAIDAILAVTLAPVLISFFLKGKLSSDDRNPLNRFLERVYRPILNWCITWRKTTIGINIVALLISIPLLLSLGSEFMPPLDEGTILFMPVTLPDVSNSEAKQLLQVQDRIIKSVPEVKNVLGKAGRANTATDNSPISMVETIILLKPTSEWRRGIKKEDIINELNSKLQIPGVVNGWTQPIINRINMLSTGIRTDVGLKVYGQNLDTIYALSNQMKQALQGINGVKDLYVDPITGGKYLDIQVNKDAIGRYGLSVDDVNEVVESALGGMNLTPTIEGRRRFSVNLRLAQDYRSNLEEIRRTLVQTMSYGPVPLSSVADIKISDGPAMIQSENALLRGTVLFNVRERDLGSTVKEAQDRLNTMVKSLPKGYFIEWSGQYENLIRAERTLKLILPIVLIIIFGCLYFAFHSIREAFFSLISIPFALIGGAYMVYFFGVHLSVAVAVGFIALFGIAVETGIVMVIYLNDAMQQLVALKGDSKETITKEDLRTYVMNGAVKRLRPKLMTVCVALFGLVPVLWATGTGSDVMLPIVLPMIGGVLTSSTHILLVTPLIFLMVKEYELRKHGKLDVLDVKE, translated from the coding sequence ATGACCACAGCAGAACGAATTAGAATTATAGAAGCATCCTGTAAACAGGTGGGCCGAGGCGTGTTCTTTTCCACGCTGATCATCGTAGCATCCTTTCTGCCGGTATTTATGCTGGAAGGACAGGAAGGCAAACTGTTTGGCCCTTTGGCGTGGACAAAAACTTTTATACTGGCTATCGATGCGATCCTCGCAGTTACGCTGGCCCCGGTATTGATCTCCTTTTTTCTGAAAGGTAAGCTGAGCTCAGATGACCGTAACCCATTGAATCGTTTTTTAGAACGCGTTTACCGGCCCATTTTAAACTGGTGCATTACCTGGCGCAAAACGACTATAGGTATCAACATCGTCGCACTACTGATCAGCATCCCGCTTTTGTTGAGCCTGGGCAGCGAATTTATGCCACCGCTCGATGAAGGAACGATCCTTTTTATGCCGGTTACCTTGCCGGATGTATCCAACTCAGAGGCTAAACAGCTTTTACAGGTACAGGACAGGATCATAAAAAGCGTGCCGGAAGTAAAAAACGTTTTAGGAAAGGCAGGCCGGGCGAATACCGCAACGGATAATTCACCGATCAGCATGGTGGAAACCATCATCCTGTTAAAACCAACCAGCGAATGGCGCAGGGGCATTAAAAAGGAAGATATTATCAATGAACTGAATAGCAAATTACAAATACCGGGTGTAGTGAATGGCTGGACACAGCCGATCATCAACCGGATCAATATGCTTTCAACCGGCATCCGTACCGATGTAGGTTTAAAGGTTTACGGCCAAAATCTGGATACCATTTATGCCTTGTCTAACCAAATGAAACAGGCTTTGCAGGGCATTAATGGTGTAAAGGATCTGTATGTTGACCCGATTACTGGCGGCAAATATTTGGATATTCAGGTAAACAAGGATGCTATTGGCAGATATGGCCTGAGCGTGGATGACGTGAACGAGGTAGTGGAAAGCGCGTTAGGCGGCATGAACCTTACACCAACCATTGAAGGTCGCAGGCGCTTCAGTGTGAATCTGCGCTTAGCGCAGGATTACCGGAGCAACCTGGAAGAGATCAGGCGCACCCTGGTTCAAACGATGAGTTATGGCCCTGTTCCGTTGTCGTCAGTTGCGGATATCAAGATCAGCGATGGCCCGGCGATGATCCAGTCTGAAAATGCCTTATTGCGTGGCACTGTATTGTTCAATGTCAGGGAACGCGACCTGGGCAGTACCGTGAAAGAAGCACAGGACAGGCTTAATACGATGGTAAAATCATTGCCCAAAGGCTATTTTATTGAATGGAGCGGCCAGTACGAGAATCTCATCCGTGCGGAGCGTACCTTAAAGCTCATTCTTCCCATCGTATTAATTATCATTTTTGGGTGTCTGTATTTTGCATTCCACTCTATCCGCGAAGCTTTTTTCAGTTTGATCAGTATCCCGTTTGCGCTGATCGGTGGCGCTTACATGGTGTATTTCTTTGGGGTGCATTTATCCGTTGCGGTTGCGGTCGGCTTTATCGCTCTGTTTGGTATCGCGGTAGAAACGGGTATCGTGATGGTGATCTATCTCAATGATGCGATGCAGCAATTAGTCGCTTTAAAAGGAGACTCGAAAGAAACCATAACCAAAGAAGACCTGCGCACCTATGTGATGAATGGAGCAGTAAAACGATTACGGCCCAAACTGATGACGGTTTGCGTAGCCTTGTTTGGTTTGGTGCCGGTGCTTTGGGCAACCGGGACTGGCAGTGATGTTATGCTGCCCATTGTGCTGCCAATGATTGGCGGGGTTTTAACTTCTTCCACGCATATTTTACTGGTTACCCCATTGATCTTCCTGATGGTCAAAGAATATGAACTAAGGAAGCATGGCAAACTGGACGTATTGGATGTAAAGGAATAA